From the genome of Azospirillum brasilense, one region includes:
- a CDS encoding ornithine carbamoyltransferase: MSFNLRNRSLLTVQDYTPREFRYVLDLARDLKRAKYARTEQQHLRGKEICLIFEKTSTRTRCAFEVACHDQGANVTYLDPAGSQIGHKESFKDTARVLGRMYDAIEYRGAAQGGVEQLAKYAGVPVYNGLTDEYHPTQMLADVMTMREHSDKPITDITYAYVGDTRSNMGHSLMIVGCLMGMDVRICGPQSLWPSEEYTAIAHKLAAASGARLTITSDTAEAVAGVDFIHTDVWVSMGEPKDVWRERIALLKPYQVNPELMAASGNPQVKFMHCLPAFHDSETTLGRQIAEDYGMPNGLEVTNEVFESEANIAFEQAENRMHTIKALLVATLGE; encoded by the coding sequence ATGAGCTTCAATCTGCGCAACCGGTCGCTGCTCACCGTTCAGGATTACACGCCGCGGGAGTTCCGCTATGTGCTCGACCTCGCGCGCGACCTCAAGCGTGCGAAGTACGCCAGGACCGAGCAGCAGCACCTGCGCGGCAAGGAGATCTGCCTGATCTTCGAAAAGACGTCGACGCGGACCCGCTGCGCCTTCGAAGTCGCCTGCCACGACCAGGGCGCCAACGTCACCTACCTCGATCCCGCGGGCTCGCAGATCGGCCACAAGGAGTCCTTCAAGGACACCGCGCGCGTCCTCGGCCGGATGTACGACGCCATCGAGTACCGCGGCGCCGCGCAGGGCGGCGTGGAGCAATTGGCGAAGTACGCGGGTGTACCGGTCTACAACGGCCTCACCGACGAATACCACCCGACCCAGATGCTCGCCGACGTCATGACGATGCGCGAGCACAGCGACAAGCCGATCACCGACATCACGTACGCCTATGTCGGCGACACCCGGTCCAACATGGGCCATTCGCTGATGATCGTCGGTTGCCTGATGGGCATGGACGTACGCATCTGCGGACCGCAGAGCCTGTGGCCGTCGGAGGAGTACACCGCCATCGCCCACAAGCTCGCGGCTGCCTCGGGCGCACGGCTGACCATCACCAGCGACACCGCCGAAGCGGTGGCCGGGGTCGATTTCATCCACACCGACGTCTGGGTTTCGATGGGCGAGCCCAAGGACGTGTGGCGGGAGCGGATCGCGCTGCTGAAGCCCTATCAGGTCAACCCGGAGCTGATGGCGGCAAGCGGCAACCCGCAGGTCAAGTTCATGCACTGCCTGCCGGCCTTCCACGACAGCGAGACGACGCTTGGCCGGCAGATCGCCGAGGACTACGGGATGCCCAACGGGCTCGAGGTGACCAACGAAGTCTTTGAATCGGAGGCGAACATCGCCTTCGAGCAGGCGGAGAACCGCATGCACACGATCAAGGCGCTTCTCGTCGCCACGCTGGGGGAATGA
- the arcC gene encoding carbamate kinase: MRVVVALGGNALLKRGEPMTADVQRRNIRIAAEAMAPVAREHQLVISHGNGPQVGLLALQGAAYRPDEAYPLDVLGAETEGMIGYMIEQELGNLLPFEVPFATLLTMVEVDGDDPAFNDPTKFVGPVYGAAEAQRIAAEKGWVFKADGASWRRVVPSPAPKRIFEIRPIRWLLDQGTIVICAGGGGIPTMYQPAMHQPDKERTLVGVEAVIDKDLCSELLARELGADLLIMATDAEAVFLGWGTPDARAIHRASPDAMGRHTFPAGSMGPKVDAACRFATATGRTAAIGSLADIPAIVRGEKGTLIDNAFTTTSWHG, translated from the coding sequence ATGCGCGTCGTCGTCGCTTTGGGAGGCAACGCTCTGTTGAAACGCGGCGAGCCGATGACCGCCGACGTGCAGCGCCGCAACATCCGCATCGCCGCCGAGGCCATGGCCCCCGTCGCCCGGGAGCATCAGCTCGTGATCAGCCACGGCAACGGGCCGCAGGTCGGGCTGCTGGCGCTCCAGGGCGCCGCCTACCGGCCGGACGAGGCCTATCCGCTGGACGTCCTGGGGGCCGAGACCGAGGGCATGATCGGCTACATGATCGAGCAGGAGCTGGGCAACCTGCTGCCGTTCGAGGTGCCTTTCGCCACGCTGCTGACCATGGTGGAGGTCGACGGCGACGACCCGGCCTTCAACGACCCTACCAAGTTCGTGGGGCCGGTCTACGGGGCCGCCGAGGCCCAGCGCATCGCGGCCGAGAAGGGGTGGGTGTTCAAGGCGGACGGCGCGTCCTGGCGGCGGGTCGTGCCGTCGCCGGCCCCCAAGCGCATCTTCGAGATCCGGCCGATCCGCTGGCTGCTGGACCAGGGAACCATCGTGATCTGCGCCGGCGGCGGCGGGATACCCACCATGTACCAGCCGGCCATGCACCAGCCGGACAAGGAACGCACGCTGGTCGGCGTCGAGGCGGTGATCGACAAGGACCTTTGCTCGGAGCTGCTGGCGCGCGAGTTGGGTGCCGACCTCCTCATCATGGCGACCGACGCCGAGGCCGTGTTCCTCGGCTGGGGAACGCCGGATGCGCGGGCCATCCACCGCGCGAGCCCCGACGCGATGGGCCGGCACACGTTCCCGGCCGGGTCCATGGGGCCGAAGGTGGACGCCGCCTGCCGGTTCGCGACGGCGACGGGGCGAACCGCGGCGATCGGGTCGCTCGCCGACATTCCGGCGATCGTGCGCGGGGAGAAGGGCACGCTGATCGACAACGCCTTCACGACGACGAGTTGGCACGGGTAG
- a CDS encoding Na+/H+ antiporter NhaC family protein, translated as MTNHVSNHIPTAAGEKRKARQPTLLDALLPMIALIALLALSYLLFGKDASAGPNQVALLFSGIIAAGIAYKNGMPWDGVRQAVVDGIATGLAAIMILLAVGALIGTWALSGTIVAMVYYGLQILSPHYFYATTAIICALVGFSIGSSWTVAGTIGIGLMGVAASMNLSPEITAGAVISGAYFGDKASPLSDTANLATAVTGAGIYEHIRESLFTSVPALLVAILLFGMLGAPGDFDATAMMSGIESHFTVSLWAFTPLLLVLGLSIARFPPFITIFFSALAGGLLAVVLEPARVVAFAAAPEMPAAVAMLKGVWMALANGYVAHSGNESLDVILTRGGMSSMMNTVWLIITALSFGATVEHAGLLNRLIDPVIHRMRSVGGLVATVVATCIGANIVTSDQYISIALPGRLFKAEFAKRGLAPVLLSRVVGDSATVTSPLIPWNSCGAYMAAALGVSATGFAMYCFFNILNPLVTILFAVSGLRVWRTTIDTPPGNAPPLQG; from the coding sequence ATGACGAACCACGTCTCGAACCATATCCCGACAGCGGCTGGAGAAAAGCGGAAGGCGCGTCAGCCCACCCTGCTTGACGCCTTGCTTCCGATGATCGCCCTCATCGCCCTGCTCGCGTTGTCCTACCTCCTGTTCGGCAAGGACGCCTCCGCCGGGCCGAACCAGGTGGCGCTGCTGTTCTCCGGGATCATCGCGGCGGGGATCGCCTACAAGAACGGGATGCCCTGGGACGGGGTGCGCCAGGCCGTGGTCGACGGCATCGCCACCGGGCTCGCGGCCATCATGATCCTGCTGGCGGTGGGCGCGCTGATCGGCACCTGGGCGCTCAGCGGCACCATCGTGGCGATGGTCTATTATGGCCTCCAGATCCTCAGTCCCCACTATTTCTACGCGACGACCGCAATCATCTGCGCCCTGGTCGGCTTCAGCATCGGAAGCTCCTGGACCGTTGCGGGTACCATCGGCATCGGCCTGATGGGCGTGGCGGCCAGCATGAACCTGTCGCCGGAAATCACGGCCGGAGCAGTGATCTCCGGCGCCTATTTCGGCGACAAGGCCTCCCCGCTGTCCGACACCGCCAATCTGGCGACCGCGGTGACGGGGGCCGGGATTTACGAGCACATCCGGGAATCGCTGTTCACCTCGGTTCCGGCGCTGCTCGTCGCCATCCTTCTCTTCGGGATGCTGGGGGCGCCCGGCGATTTCGACGCGACCGCCATGATGTCCGGCATCGAAAGCCACTTCACGGTGTCGCTCTGGGCCTTCACGCCCCTGCTTCTGGTCCTCGGCCTGTCGATCGCCCGGTTTCCGCCCTTCATCACGATTTTCTTCAGCGCCCTGGCGGGCGGGCTTCTGGCGGTCGTCCTGGAGCCGGCGCGCGTCGTCGCCTTCGCCGCCGCACCGGAGATGCCTGCCGCCGTCGCCATGCTGAAGGGGGTGTGGATGGCGCTCGCCAACGGCTACGTCGCGCACAGCGGCAACGAGTCCCTCGATGTCATCCTGACGCGGGGCGGCATGTCCAGCATGATGAACACGGTGTGGCTGATCATCACCGCGCTGTCGTTCGGCGCGACGGTGGAGCATGCCGGGCTCCTCAATCGCCTGATCGACCCGGTGATCCATCGGATGAGGTCCGTCGGCGGGCTCGTGGCGACCGTGGTCGCCACCTGCATCGGCGCCAACATCGTCACCTCGGACCAGTATATTTCGATCGCCCTGCCGGGCCGGTTGTTCAAGGCGGAATTCGCGAAGAGGGGCCTCGCTCCCGTGCTGCTGTCGCGCGTCGTCGGCGATTCGGCGACGGTGACCTCACCGCTGATCCCCTGGAACAGTTGCGGGGCCTATATGGCGGCAGCGCTCGGCGTGTCGGCGACCGGCTTCGCCATGTACTGCTTCTTCAACATTCTCAATCCCTTGGTGACGATTCTCTTCGCTGTCTCCGGTCTGCGGGTTTGGAGAACGACCATCGACACGCCTCCGGGCAACGCACCGCCGCTGCAAGGCTGA
- a CDS encoding porin produces MNRCFLAGCAAAALAMAAGEANAQAKYEIKIGGDAFFEAGFVNQDLDSGLRSTEFRNRFRVHITPVAKADNGLEYGGRIRLRASGSDTGVNADRAFIFAQGRLGEVRLGVSNSFNDETFISTPGDYLPTSIIDLDQVTNWVGPTTAGQSINPTNGRYQGSDVLGGVAEAVNAASILWPSLTPDANATKIVYFSPRFAGVQFGASYTPRNDSFNQDVNRSKASSAIADQGVTNSFTDLVEVGANYDGNVFGFDVKASAGYFWGTSSDSTVAADSFRDLNAWQVGAQFGYAGFAVGGSYTSFGKSGQNKRSGFFADDMYNWTAGVQYTAGAIVVGANYKYGVDPGSMVDPGSRRVTAYEVGAGYTVASGLTVNAQYDYVLANSDRPETAATGSPDDKAHVIVLRTVLAF; encoded by the coding sequence ATGAACCGCTGTTTTCTGGCAGGCTGCGCTGCCGCTGCTCTGGCAATGGCCGCCGGGGAAGCCAATGCTCAGGCCAAGTACGAGATAAAAATCGGTGGCGATGCCTTCTTCGAAGCCGGCTTCGTCAATCAGGACCTTGACTCCGGCCTGCGTTCGACCGAGTTCCGCAACCGCTTCCGCGTGCACATCACGCCGGTCGCCAAAGCGGACAACGGCCTGGAGTACGGTGGCCGCATCCGCCTCCGCGCCTCCGGTTCCGACACCGGCGTCAACGCCGACCGTGCCTTCATCTTCGCACAGGGCAGGCTTGGCGAGGTGCGCCTCGGCGTGTCCAACTCCTTCAACGATGAGACCTTCATTTCGACGCCGGGCGACTATCTGCCGACCAGCATCATCGATCTCGATCAGGTGACGAACTGGGTCGGCCCGACGACGGCCGGGCAGTCCATCAACCCGACGAACGGACGGTATCAGGGCTCCGACGTGCTCGGTGGGGTCGCCGAAGCCGTCAATGCCGCCAGCATCCTGTGGCCGTCGCTGACGCCGGACGCCAACGCAACGAAGATCGTCTACTTCTCCCCACGCTTTGCCGGCGTGCAGTTCGGTGCCAGCTACACCCCGCGCAACGACTCCTTCAATCAGGACGTCAACCGGTCGAAAGCGTCTTCCGCCATCGCCGACCAGGGCGTCACCAACTCCTTCACCGATCTGGTCGAGGTCGGCGCGAACTATGACGGCAACGTCTTCGGCTTCGACGTCAAGGCCAGTGCCGGCTATTTCTGGGGCACGTCCTCGGACAGCACGGTGGCTGCGGACTCCTTTCGCGACCTGAACGCTTGGCAGGTTGGCGCGCAGTTCGGTTATGCCGGCTTCGCCGTGGGTGGCAGTTACACCAGTTTCGGCAAATCGGGCCAGAACAAGCGTTCGGGTTTCTTCGCGGACGATATGTACAACTGGACCGCGGGTGTGCAGTACACCGCCGGAGCCATCGTGGTGGGTGCGAATTACAAGTACGGCGTCGACCCCGGTTCCATGGTCGATCCGGGCAGCCGGCGGGTGACGGCCTACGAAGTTGGTGCCGGTTACACGGTCGCTTCGGGCCTGACCGTGAACGCCCAGTACGACTATGTGCTCGCCAACAGCGATCGCCCCGAGACCGCGGCCACGGGCTCGCCGGATGACAAGGCGCACGTCATCGTGCTTCGCACGGTCCTGGCGTTCTGA
- the adhP gene encoding alcohol dehydrogenase AdhP: MAKTMKAAVVRQFKMPLSIEEVPVPEVGPGQILVKIEASGVCHTDLHAADGDWPVKPNPPFIPGHEGVGTVAAVGAGVTAVKEGDRVGVPWLHTACGHCRQCLAGWETLCDLQKNTGYSVNGGFAEYTLADPNYVGHLPDRLDWEMAAPILCAGVTVYKGLKETDTKPGDTVVISGIGGLGHIAVQYAKAMGLDVIAVDISDEKLALARAMGADAAINAKTADPVAEVKALCGGAQGVLVTAVSRHAFNQALGMLAKRGTMALVGLPPGSFELDIFSTVLMRKTIRGSIVGTRLDLAECLQFAGDGKVKVHYSVEHLENINDVFSRMRNNEIDGRVVMRM, encoded by the coding sequence ATGGCAAAAACGATGAAAGCGGCGGTGGTCCGCCAATTCAAAATGCCGCTGTCGATCGAAGAGGTTCCGGTGCCGGAGGTCGGTCCGGGCCAGATCCTGGTCAAGATCGAAGCCTCGGGTGTTTGCCACACCGACCTGCACGCGGCCGACGGCGACTGGCCGGTGAAGCCGAACCCGCCCTTCATTCCAGGCCATGAGGGCGTCGGCACCGTTGCCGCGGTGGGCGCCGGCGTGACCGCGGTGAAGGAGGGCGACCGGGTCGGCGTTCCCTGGCTGCACACGGCCTGCGGGCACTGCCGGCAGTGTCTCGCCGGCTGGGAAACCTTGTGCGACCTGCAGAAGAACACCGGCTACTCCGTCAACGGCGGCTTCGCGGAGTACACGCTCGCGGATCCCAACTATGTCGGCCACCTGCCGGACAGGCTTGACTGGGAAATGGCCGCCCCGATCCTGTGCGCCGGCGTAACCGTCTACAAGGGGCTGAAGGAAACCGACACCAAGCCCGGCGACACGGTTGTGATCTCCGGGATCGGCGGGCTCGGCCACATTGCCGTGCAGTACGCGAAGGCCATGGGGCTCGACGTGATCGCCGTCGACATTTCCGACGAAAAGCTGGCGCTCGCCCGTGCCATGGGCGCGGACGCCGCGATCAACGCGAAGACGGCCGATCCGGTTGCCGAGGTCAAGGCATTGTGCGGTGGCGCCCAGGGCGTGCTCGTCACCGCCGTGTCCCGGCATGCCTTCAACCAGGCTCTCGGCATGCTCGCCAAGCGCGGCACCATGGCCCTTGTCGGCCTGCCGCCCGGATCGTTCGAACTGGACATCTTCAGCACGGTTCTGATGCGGAAGACGATCCGCGGATCGATCGTCGGCACCCGGTTGGACCTCGCCGAATGCCTCCAGTTCGCCGGTGACGGCAAGGTGAAGGTTCATTATTCGGTCGAGCACTTGGAAAACATCAACGACGTGTTCAGCCGGATGCGCAACAACGAGATCGACGGGCGGGTGGTCATGCGGATGTAA
- a CDS encoding DUF3106 domain-containing protein yields MWSRRRFLAGALGVVLAGCAGSGSVAYVNDPWGYPFYDDDWVYYYDEGDVDFLAGLTDEQKAALKQKWDTLSPEEKEQIRDRWNALSADERERVQQAWSGLDAEKRQQVVSSMQTRVRDGTLRSVTPAAAGPSRFPAGSSGGLDRSGAGTRTGSFDRGSFGGGRLGGGRLGGRR; encoded by the coding sequence ATGTGGTCGCGACGCAGGTTTCTGGCGGGGGCACTGGGGGTCGTCCTGGCCGGCTGTGCCGGATCGGGAAGCGTTGCTTATGTGAACGACCCTTGGGGCTACCCGTTCTATGATGACGATTGGGTCTACTACTATGATGAGGGTGACGTGGACTTCCTTGCCGGGCTGACCGACGAGCAGAAGGCTGCGCTCAAGCAGAAGTGGGACACGCTCTCACCCGAGGAGAAGGAGCAGATTCGTGACCGGTGGAACGCTCTCAGTGCCGACGAGCGCGAGCGCGTGCAACAAGCATGGAGCGGCTTGGATGCGGAGAAGCGACAACAGGTGGTTTCCAGCATGCAGACCCGCGTCCGCGATGGGACGCTCCGTTCCGTGACGCCTGCCGCGGCCGGGCCATCGCGCTTCCCGGCAGGATCCAGCGGTGGCCTGGATCGCAGTGGTGCAGGAACCCGGACCGGCTCGTTTGATCGCGGCAGCTTTGGTGGCGGCAGGCTGGGTGGTGGTCGGTTGGGTGGTCGGCGTTAG
- a CDS encoding DUF4344 domain-containing metallopeptidase, which produces MRTHSRCTRFAYTFCGVLLIALATVAIACPADARPGDVRTVYAVPKNPSHEAIYRTLQDKRVLERIRDRVEGIDLPRVLTIRTEGCDGEINASYETSDATLTICYEYLAYIQELGQNIPPAGVSEGLTPANYIVGPFLEVVLHELAHAIFDLKKVPILGREEDAADQIAAYTLLQLGKDEARRVIASVAVMYASEAKEAPTELKDFANEHSLPAQRFYNLICISYGSDRKSFGDFVEKGYLPAERAELCEEEYRQVKFAYEKLVAPHLKGVRKANRSG; this is translated from the coding sequence ATGCGTACTCATTCACGTTGCACCCGTTTCGCTTACACGTTTTGCGGCGTTCTTCTGATCGCACTGGCGACCGTTGCCATTGCTTGCCCGGCGGACGCCCGTCCAGGCGATGTCCGGACCGTCTACGCCGTGCCAAAAAACCCTTCGCACGAGGCGATTTACCGGACGTTGCAGGACAAGCGCGTGTTGGAACGCATCCGCGACCGCGTTGAGGGAATCGACCTGCCGCGCGTGCTGACCATCAGGACCGAGGGGTGCGACGGTGAGATCAATGCCTCCTACGAGACCTCCGACGCCACGCTGACCATCTGTTACGAATATCTCGCCTACATCCAGGAACTCGGACAGAACATCCCACCGGCCGGTGTCAGCGAGGGGCTGACGCCTGCGAACTACATCGTCGGCCCCTTTCTGGAGGTCGTGCTTCACGAACTCGCCCACGCCATTTTCGATCTGAAGAAAGTGCCGATCCTGGGCCGTGAGGAGGATGCCGCCGATCAAATTGCCGCCTACACGTTGTTGCAGTTGGGTAAGGACGAGGCCCGCCGGGTAATCGCCAGCGTTGCCGTGATGTACGCGAGCGAGGCGAAGGAAGCGCCGACGGAGTTGAAGGACTTCGCGAACGAGCACAGCTTGCCAGCCCAACGTTTCTACAACTTGATATGTATCAGCTATGGCTCCGACCGGAAGAGCTTCGGCGATTTCGTGGAGAAGGGCTATCTGCCGGCCGAACGGGCCGAACTGTGCGAAGAGGAGTACCGGCAGGTCAAGTTTGCCTACGAAAAGCTCGTGGCGCCCCATTTGAAGGGGGTGCGAAAGGCGAACCGCTCCGGGTGA
- a CDS encoding DUF4170 domain-containing protein codes for MPDKQLLHLVFGGELVRPDSDQFVDPTKVHIVGIFPNYDEAYKAWRGATGMTIDDAHTRYFIVHLHRLLDPSADGHKHD; via the coding sequence ATGCCCGACAAGCAGCTTCTCCACCTCGTCTTCGGCGGCGAACTCGTCCGTCCCGATTCCGACCAGTTCGTCGATCCGACGAAGGTCCACATCGTGGGCATCTTCCCCAACTACGACGAGGCGTACAAGGCGTGGCGCGGCGCCACCGGGATGACCATCGACGACGCCCACACCCGCTATTTCATCGTGCACCTGCACCGCCTGCTCGATCCGTCGGCGGATGGGCACAAGCACGATTGA
- a CDS encoding cytochrome b/b6 domain-containing protein → MVVGNTTNRTKARRDVAVWDLPTRLFHWSLVLLVTVAVVSAKTDRMTIHMLAGEAILALLLFRLVWGLIGSQTARFSHFVKGPRAVLAYACGMLRAGRGGKEPAPVVGHNPMGGLMVLALLGALTLQAVAGLFTSDDILVDGPLVALASGSMVAGFSTLHRILADGILILIGVHVLAVLAYLLVKRDNLIRPMVTGRKAIPADAPIESPKRRPATLALAVLAAAAGLVAAVVQAG, encoded by the coding sequence ATGGTTGTTGGTAATACCACAAATCGCACGAAGGCCCGGCGCGACGTGGCCGTCTGGGACTTGCCGACGCGCCTGTTTCACTGGAGCTTGGTCCTTTTGGTGACGGTCGCGGTCGTCTCCGCCAAGACCGACCGCATGACCATCCACATGCTGGCGGGGGAGGCGATCCTGGCGCTCCTGCTGTTCCGGCTGGTCTGGGGGCTGATCGGCAGCCAGACGGCGCGCTTCAGCCACTTCGTGAAGGGTCCGCGCGCCGTCCTCGCCTACGCCTGCGGGATGCTCCGCGCCGGTCGCGGCGGCAAGGAACCCGCGCCGGTCGTCGGGCACAATCCGATGGGCGGGCTGATGGTGCTGGCTCTGCTGGGGGCGCTGACGCTCCAGGCGGTGGCCGGCCTCTTCACCTCCGACGACATCCTGGTGGACGGGCCGCTGGTGGCGCTGGCATCGGGGAGTATGGTGGCGGGGTTCAGCACGCTGCACCGCATCCTGGCCGACGGAATCCTCATCCTGATCGGCGTGCATGTGCTGGCCGTGCTGGCCTATCTGCTGGTCAAGCGGGACAATCTGATCCGCCCGATGGTCACGGGGCGGAAGGCGATTCCGGCGGATGCGCCGATCGAATCGCCGAAGCGCCGTCCGGCCACTCTGGCCCTGGCGGTGTTGGCCGCGGCGGCGGGTCTGGTGGCGGCGGTGGTGCAGGCGGGCTGA
- a CDS encoding c-type cytochrome produces the protein MLTRVTLAATAALLLVGGTAMAQDSIKARKDGFQTSKNAMAEIKDLLGSDKVAQVGPAAQRMSAFAAQIPTLFPAGSDKGDTKAKADIWANNADFTAKAQAYEAAAKGLEAAAASGDKAATAKQFAAVGGACKACHERYRAD, from the coding sequence ATGCTCACCCGCGTCACGCTGGCCGCCACGGCCGCCCTGCTCCTCGTCGGCGGCACGGCGATGGCCCAGGACTCGATCAAGGCGCGCAAGGACGGTTTCCAGACCAGCAAGAACGCGATGGCCGAGATCAAGGACCTGCTGGGGAGCGACAAGGTCGCCCAGGTCGGCCCGGCCGCCCAGCGCATGAGCGCCTTCGCCGCCCAGATCCCCACTCTGTTCCCGGCGGGCAGCGACAAGGGCGACACCAAGGCCAAGGCCGACATCTGGGCGAACAACGCCGACTTCACCGCCAAGGCCCAGGCCTACGAGGCGGCCGCCAAGGGGCTGGAAGCCGCCGCGGCGTCCGGCGACAAGGCCGCCACCGCCAAGCAGTTCGCCGCCGTGGGCGGCGCCTGCAAGGCCTGTCACGAGCGCTACCGCGCCGACTGA
- a CDS encoding pyridoxal phosphate-dependent aminotransferase, whose protein sequence is MSIIASRLSRIKPSPTIAVTQKARELAAAGRDVIGLGAGEPDFDTPDNIKDAAIKAIQAGDTKYTAVDGTPALKKAICAKFERENGLTYAPDQITVGVGGKQVLYNALMATLNSGDEVIIPAPYWVSYPDMVELAEGTPVFVSCPAEQGFKLQPADLEKAITPKTKWLILNSPSNPSGAAYTRDEMKALTDVLVKHPQVWVMTDDMYEHLLYDGIEFVTPAQVEPALYDRTLTVNGVSKSYAMTGWRIGYAGGPKALIKAMGVIQSQSTSNPTSIAQAAAVEALNGPQDFIAERAAVFAQRRDLVVSMLNQAKGISCPKPEGAFYVYPSCAGTIGKTTPDGKVIETDEDFVTYLLESEGVAVVQGSAFGLAPHFRISYATSTEALEEACKRIQRACGNLKD, encoded by the coding sequence ATGTCGATCATCGCGTCCCGTCTGTCGCGCATCAAGCCCTCGCCGACCATTGCCGTCACCCAGAAAGCCCGCGAGCTTGCGGCGGCCGGTCGCGACGTCATCGGCCTCGGCGCCGGCGAGCCGGACTTCGACACCCCCGACAACATCAAGGACGCCGCCATCAAGGCCATCCAGGCCGGCGACACCAAGTACACGGCCGTGGACGGCACGCCCGCGCTGAAGAAGGCCATCTGCGCCAAGTTCGAGCGCGAGAACGGCCTGACCTACGCGCCCGACCAGATCACGGTCGGCGTCGGCGGCAAGCAGGTGCTGTACAACGCCCTGATGGCGACGCTGAACTCCGGCGACGAGGTCATCATCCCGGCCCCCTACTGGGTGTCCTACCCGGACATGGTGGAGTTGGCGGAAGGCACGCCGGTCTTCGTGTCCTGCCCGGCCGAGCAGGGCTTCAAGCTGCAGCCCGCCGACCTGGAGAAGGCGATCACGCCGAAGACCAAGTGGCTGATCCTGAACTCCCCGTCCAACCCGTCGGGTGCCGCCTACACGCGCGACGAGATGAAGGCCCTGACCGACGTGCTGGTGAAGCACCCGCAGGTCTGGGTGATGACCGATGACATGTATGAGCACCTGCTCTACGACGGCATCGAGTTCGTGACCCCGGCCCAGGTCGAGCCGGCGCTGTACGACCGCACGCTGACCGTCAACGGCGTGTCGAAGTCCTACGCCATGACCGGCTGGCGCATCGGCTACGCCGGCGGCCCGAAGGCGCTGATCAAGGCGATGGGCGTGATCCAGAGCCAGTCGACCTCCAACCCGACCTCGATCGCCCAGGCCGCCGCCGTCGAGGCGCTGAACGGCCCGCAGGACTTCATCGCGGAGCGTGCGGCGGTGTTCGCCCAGCGCCGCGATCTGGTGGTGTCGATGCTGAACCAGGCCAAGGGCATCTCCTGCCCGAAGCCGGAAGGCGCCTTCTACGTCTACCCGTCCTGCGCCGGCACCATCGGCAAGACGACGCCGGACGGCAAGGTGATCGAGACCGACGAGGACTTCGTCACCTACCTGCTGGAGTCGGAAGGTGTGGCGGTCGTCCAGGGTTCGGCCTTCGGCCTCGCCCCGCACTTCCGCATCTCCTACGCGACCAGCACCGAGGCCCTGGAAGAGGCCTGCAAGCGCATCCAGCGCGCCTGCGGCAATCTGAAGGACTGA